A window of Costertonia aggregata contains these coding sequences:
- a CDS encoding sulfatase family protein — protein sequence MKSTLYILLVLSLLFFPSCKTETKKKEKKALPQKPNIVFIMSDDHAYQAISAYNDTLIQTPNIDRIAEEGVLFTNASVTNSICAPSRAVILTGKHSHLNGKIDNNMPFDTTNVTFPQLFQKAGYQTAMFGKLHFGNNPKGFDEFKILPGQGDYYNPKFITSKGDTIVNGYVTDIITDFTLDWMKKRRDTTKPFLLMYLHKAPHRTWLPAERHYKVFTKKTFPLPATLFDTYDTRGTAAKTAEMGILKEMQLRYDNKLTKEVTDELKVEDKYDWSPLDRMTTLQRTSWNETYSPISEEFRKSYPAMNDSALTVWKYQRYMQDYLATIAAVDENVGRVLDYLDENNLKENTVVVYTSDQGFYLGEHGWFDKRFMYNESFKTPLLIRWPNVITPETTEDEMVQNLDFAQTFLEIAGINAPEDMQGESFLPLLINEKEKWKRDAVYYHYYEYPSVHAVKRHYGIATKKFKLMHFYYDVDEWEFYDREKDPMEIRNLYNDPDYANIISEMKEKLSALRIKYKDSDEHNNRYIQIYKENGWIK from the coding sequence ATGAAATCCACGCTTTACATCCTCCTGGTCTTGTCCCTACTATTTTTCCCATCATGTAAAACAGAAACGAAAAAAAAAGAGAAAAAGGCGCTTCCCCAAAAACCGAACATTGTTTTTATCATGTCAGACGATCATGCCTATCAAGCCATTAGTGCCTACAACGATACATTGATACAAACACCAAATATAGACAGGATTGCCGAGGAAGGCGTACTATTTACCAATGCCAGTGTGACCAATTCAATCTGCGCACCGTCACGTGCGGTCATTTTGACGGGAAAGCACAGTCACCTCAACGGGAAAATCGATAATAACATGCCGTTTGATACCACCAATGTTACCTTTCCCCAATTGTTTCAAAAAGCAGGTTATCAAACCGCTATGTTCGGCAAGCTTCATTTTGGAAACAATCCCAAAGGTTTTGATGAGTTCAAGATTTTACCGGGACAGGGAGATTATTACAACCCCAAGTTCATCACTTCTAAGGGAGATACTATCGTAAATGGATATGTAACAGACATCATAACAGATTTTACCCTGGATTGGATGAAAAAGAGAAGGGATACCACAAAACCTTTCCTGTTGATGTATTTGCATAAGGCACCCCATAGAACTTGGCTACCCGCAGAAAGGCATTACAAGGTATTTACAAAAAAAACATTTCCATTGCCAGCTACATTGTTCGACACTTACGATACCAGAGGTACTGCAGCAAAGACAGCTGAAATGGGTATTCTAAAAGAAATGCAACTACGTTATGATAATAAGCTTACAAAAGAAGTTACCGATGAACTCAAAGTAGAGGATAAATATGATTGGTCACCGTTAGATAGAATGACCACCTTACAAAGAACCTCTTGGAACGAGACCTATTCTCCCATTAGTGAAGAGTTTCGAAAATCCTACCCCGCAATGAACGATTCAGCTCTTACCGTATGGAAATACCAAAGATACATGCAGGATTATTTGGCCACCATAGCTGCCGTAGACGAAAACGTAGGTCGTGTACTGGACTATTTGGACGAAAATAACCTTAAAGAGAATACTGTTGTGGTCTATACTTCCGATCAGGGTTTTTATTTGGGTGAGCACGGTTGGTTCGACAAACGTTTTATGTACAACGAATCTTTTAAAACCCCTTTACTTATTCGCTGGCCCAATGTAATCACACCCGAAACCACCGAGGATGAAATGGTACAAAATTTGGATTTTGCCCAAACCTTTTTGGAAATAGCTGGAATAAATGCACCAGAAGACATGCAAGGCGAAAGCTTTTTACCTCTTTTGATAAATGAAAAGGAGAAATGGAAAAGAGATGCAGTGTATTACCACTATTATGAATACCCGTCAGTACATGCCGTAAAAAGACATTACGGAATCGCCACCAAAAAATTTAAGCTCATGCATTTTTATTATGATGTAGATGAATGGGAGTTTTACGATAGGGAAAAAGACCCAATGGAAATTCGTAATCTTTACAACGACCCCGATTATGCCAATATAATATCGGAAATGAAAGAAAAGCTGTCGGCATTACGGATTAAATACAAAGATTCTGATGAACACAATAATCGATATATTCAAATCTATAAAGAGAACGGGTGGATCAAATAG
- a CDS encoding Sb-PDE family phosphodiesterase produces the protein MKKAIVLMVFLGIYNSQAQNHSHAGAKPLHYPNIEGYITLKTDLHIHTVFSDGNVWPTIRVLEALRENLDAISLTEHLEYQPHKDDIPHPDRNRSYELALQEAKAHELLIVHGSEITRSPPMGHNNAVFISDANKLLTDKAEDAFSEAKKQNAFIFWNHPAWYAQNPKGYPILSDFQKKRIAKGELHGIEVINTTDYSEESLALALEQDLTIMATSDIHGLIDWDYTEKGMQRPITLVFAKEKSLESMQEALFEGRTVAVYNSLLVGKAKFLNPLIQASIKVNSAKYIANTQILEVELENVSSSPLLFENQMQYSFYSSSPVFEIPALDKYTLRIKTLEEKQNIDLKLKAIGAFTAPKTSPVISWIIPVDK, from the coding sequence ATGAAAAAAGCAATAGTACTAATGGTTTTTTTGGGGATATACAATTCCCAAGCGCAAAACCATTCACATGCTGGTGCCAAGCCTCTACATTATCCAAATATTGAAGGATATATAACCCTGAAAACCGATTTGCACATACACACCGTTTTTTCGGATGGCAATGTTTGGCCGACCATCAGGGTATTGGAGGCGTTACGCGAGAATCTAGATGCCATTTCATTGACCGAACATTTGGAATACCAGCCCCATAAAGACGATATTCCACACCCAGACCGCAACCGCTCCTACGAATTGGCCTTGCAAGAGGCCAAGGCACATGAACTTCTCATTGTCCATGGCTCGGAAATTACTCGCTCGCCCCCTATGGGCCATAACAATGCAGTCTTTATATCCGATGCGAACAAACTCCTTACCGATAAGGCTGAAGATGCCTTTTCGGAGGCCAAAAAGCAGAATGCCTTTATATTCTGGAATCACCCAGCTTGGTATGCCCAAAACCCAAAAGGATATCCGATTCTGAGCGATTTTCAGAAAAAACGCATCGCAAAAGGGGAACTTCACGGTATTGAAGTCATCAATACTACCGATTATTCGGAGGAATCACTGGCTTTGGCCTTGGAGCAAGACCTAACGATTATGGCCACAAGTGATATTCACGGATTGATAGACTGGGACTACACCGAAAAAGGAATGCAACGCCCCATTACTTTGGTATTTGCCAAGGAAAAGAGCTTAGAAAGTATGCAAGAAGCATTATTTGAAGGAAGAACTGTGGCAGTTTATAATTCGCTATTGGTAGGAAAAGCAAAATTTCTGAACCCATTGATTCAAGCAAGCATAAAAGTGAATTCTGCCAAATACATAGCAAATACTCAAATACTCGAAGTTGAATTGGAAAATGTTTCCAGCAGTCCACTTTTGTTTGAAAACCAAATGCAGTATAGCTTTTACAGCAGTTCCCCTGTTTTTGAGATACCTGCTTTGGACAAATACACACTTCGGATCAAAACTCTGGAGGAAAAGCAAAATATTGATTTGAAACTAAAAGCGATAGGAGCATTTACGGCCCCTAAAACATCTCCCGTTATTTCGTGGATTATACCCGTTGACAAATAA
- the ppgK gene encoding polyphosphate--glucose phosphotransferase, with the protein MEVLGIDIGGSGIKGALVNSLTGEMLTKRHRIPTPEGRKPKDMAKVVAQIVKHFEHKGPVGVGFPTIIKHGVCKSPGNLHKKWLGLNVKELFAEYTGLPVTVINDADAAGYATMNYGIGKGKQGLVVMITIGTGLGSGAFLDGELIPNFELGQIPYKKHKKIELWAADSAKQREGLTYKKWGKRFNTFLKYVELIIAPDLIILGGGASKDFDEYKDYITIETTVVPAELRNSAGIVGAAAAALHQAPRD; encoded by the coding sequence ATGGAAGTATTGGGTATTGATATCGGCGGATCGGGAATTAAAGGCGCACTGGTAAATTCACTTACAGGCGAAATGTTGACCAAAAGACATAGAATACCTACCCCGGAAGGCAGAAAACCAAAAGACATGGCAAAAGTTGTTGCCCAAATAGTAAAGCATTTTGAACATAAGGGCCCCGTAGGCGTAGGGTTTCCCACTATAATCAAACACGGCGTATGCAAGTCTCCAGGGAATCTTCATAAAAAATGGTTGGGTCTCAACGTAAAAGAACTGTTCGCCGAATATACCGGTTTACCCGTAACAGTCATCAATGATGCCGATGCTGCGGGATATGCTACCATGAATTATGGTATCGGCAAGGGAAAGCAAGGCTTGGTCGTTATGATAACCATTGGCACCGGACTAGGAAGCGGGGCGTTTTTGGATGGCGAACTCATTCCCAATTTTGAATTGGGACAAATTCCCTACAAAAAACATAAAAAAATCGAGCTGTGGGCCGCAGATTCCGCCAAGCAACGCGAAGGCCTTACTTATAAAAAATGGGGCAAACGTTTTAATACATTCCTCAAGTATGTTGAATTGATCATTGCGCCTGACTTGATTATTCTAGGTGGCGGAGCTTCAAAAGACTTTGATGAATATAAGGACTACATTACCATAGAAACGACCGTTGTACCTGCTGAGCTAAGGAACTCCGCCGGTATTGTTGGTGCTGCTGCGGCTGCTTTGCACCAAGCGCCAAGGGATTAA
- the typA gene encoding translational GTPase TypA: MSTTKNIAIIAHVDHGKTTLVDKIMYHCQLFRDNENTGDLILDNNDLERERGITITSKNVSVVYKDTKINIIDTPGHADFGGEVERVLNMADGVLLLVDAFEGPMPQTRFVLQKAIDLGLKPCVVINKVDKENCTPEEVHEKVFDLMFELGAEEWQLDFPTVYGSAKNNWMSDDWRNETDSIEPLLDMVVEHIPTFKPTEGNTQMLITSLDFSSFTGRIAIGRLQRGTLKENQQISLVKRDGSIAKSKIKELFVFEGLGRKKVQEVATGDICALVGVEGFEIGDTVADLENPEGLKTIAIDEPTMSMLFTINDSPFFGQDGKFVTSRHIKERLERELEKNLALRVNETDSADKFLVFGRGVLHLSVLIETMRREGYELQIGQPQVIIKEIDGVKCEPIEHLTIDLPEEVSGKAVEMVSIRKGEMTSMEAKGERMVCEFQIPSRGIIGLRNQLLTATAGEAIMAHRFLEYQPMKGEIPQRQNGSLVSMEKGKAIPYSIDKLQDRGKFFVDPGEDIYEGQVIGENSRGDDMTINITKTKKLSNVRSAGADDKAKIVPAIKFSLEEALEYIQKDEYVEVTPKHLRLRKIYLTEVDRKRNRIV, translated from the coding sequence ATGTCAACAACAAAGAACATTGCTATAATCGCACACGTAGATCACGGTAAAACTACTTTGGTCGATAAGATTATGTATCACTGTCAATTATTTCGTGACAACGAGAATACAGGCGATTTAATATTGGATAACAACGATTTAGAGCGTGAAAGGGGTATTACCATTACCTCCAAAAACGTTTCAGTAGTCTACAAGGATACAAAGATCAATATTATAGACACTCCCGGTCACGCCGATTTTGGCGGTGAGGTAGAGCGTGTGCTGAACATGGCAGATGGTGTTCTTTTGTTGGTAGATGCCTTTGAAGGTCCCATGCCACAAACACGTTTTGTATTGCAAAAGGCTATCGATTTGGGATTGAAACCCTGTGTTGTCATCAATAAGGTAGATAAGGAAAACTGTACTCCAGAAGAAGTTCATGAAAAGGTATTTGACCTCATGTTCGAGTTGGGAGCCGAAGAATGGCAATTGGATTTCCCCACCGTTTACGGTTCTGCAAAGAACAATTGGATGAGTGATGACTGGAGGAACGAAACCGATTCCATTGAGCCTTTGTTGGATATGGTCGTTGAACATATCCCAACGTTTAAGCCAACCGAAGGTAACACCCAAATGTTGATCACTTCTTTGGATTTCTCCTCTTTTACAGGTAGAATAGCGATTGGAAGATTACAACGGGGTACATTAAAAGAAAACCAACAGATTTCTTTGGTAAAGAGAGACGGTAGTATCGCAAAATCAAAAATCAAGGAACTTTTTGTCTTTGAAGGCCTAGGTCGTAAAAAGGTACAAGAAGTTGCTACGGGCGATATATGTGCCTTGGTCGGTGTAGAAGGTTTCGAAATCGGTGATACGGTCGCCGATCTAGAAAATCCCGAAGGTTTAAAAACAATAGCTATCGATGAACCCACGATGAGTATGTTGTTTACCATCAACGATAGCCCGTTCTTTGGTCAGGACGGTAAATTTGTGACTTCCCGGCACATTAAAGAACGTTTGGAGCGCGAACTGGAAAAAAACCTGGCATTACGGGTTAACGAGACCGATAGTGCCGATAAATTCTTGGTCTTTGGCCGTGGGGTATTGCACCTTTCTGTTTTGATAGAGACCATGCGTCGTGAAGGATACGAATTACAGATAGGTCAACCACAGGTAATCATCAAAGAAATTGATGGTGTAAAATGTGAACCCATAGAGCATTTAACGATTGATCTTCCTGAAGAGGTTTCTGGCAAGGCCGTAGAAATGGTCTCTATCCGTAAAGGGGAAATGACCAGTATGGAAGCCAAAGGGGAGCGTATGGTATGCGAGTTCCAAATACCTTCAAGGGGTATCATAGGGTTGAGAAACCAATTATTGACCGCCACGGCGGGCGAAGCCATTATGGCGCACCGCTTTTTGGAATATCAACCCATGAAAGGGGAAATACCACAACGTCAGAACGGTTCTTTGGTTTCTATGGAGAAAGGAAAAGCAATTCCGTATTCAATTGATAAATTACAGGATCGCGGCAAGTTTTTTGTTGATCCGGGAGAGGATATTTATGAAGGTCAGGTCATTGGGGAGAATTCACGTGGCGATGATATGACGATAAATATTACCAAAACCAAAAAACTTTCCAACGTGCGTTCCGCAGGTGCAGATGATAAGGCAAAGATTGTTCCTGCTATAAAATTCTCATTAGAAGAGGCTTTGGAATATATCCAAAAAGATGAGTACGTAGAGGTAACCCCAAAGCACTTGCGACTTCGTAAAATATATTTGACCGAGGTTGATAGAAAAAGAAATAGAATAGTTTAA
- a CDS encoding winged helix-turn-helix domain-containing protein translates to MSIINNINKAFDHRIRLGIMSILMVNDYADFNMLKELLGATDGNLASHTKALETGKYIKVEKQFIGRKPNTRYSATKLGKLEFQKHIDALEKLIRK, encoded by the coding sequence ATGAGCATAATCAATAACATAAATAAAGCCTTTGATCACCGTATTCGCCTGGGAATCATGAGTATTCTTATGGTAAACGATTATGCCGATTTTAATATGCTAAAAGAGCTGTTGGGAGCCACTGATGGCAATTTGGCCAGCCATACAAAGGCCCTGGAAACAGGTAAGTACATAAAGGTAGAAAAACAATTTATCGGCCGTAAACCCAATACAAGATATTCGGCAACCAAGCTGGGGAAACTGGAATTTCAAAAACATATTGATGCCCTTGAAAAACTGATAAGGAAATAA
- the kdsA gene encoding 3-deoxy-8-phosphooctulonate synthase, with the protein MVLSEISQIKHTTTNNFFLLSGPCAIEGEEMALRIADHIVTVTDKLKIPYIFKGSFKKANRSRLDSFTGIGDEKALKILRKVSETFHVPTVTDIHTEPDAAIAAAYVDVLQIPAFLARQTDLLVAAAQTGKTINIKKGQFMSPESMKHAVNKITETGNEQAIITDRGTMFGYQDMVVDFRGIPTMRQYAPVVLDVTHSLQQPNQSSGVTGGRPALIGTMAKAGIAAGVDGLFIETHFDPANAKSDGANMLDLSLLEKLLTDLTELKKTVNTF; encoded by the coding sequence ATGGTCCTTTCCGAGATTTCCCAGATAAAGCATACTACAACGAACAACTTTTTCCTGCTCTCCGGGCCCTGTGCCATTGAAGGCGAAGAAATGGCCTTACGTATTGCCGACCATATTGTTACCGTGACCGATAAGCTTAAGATACCCTATATTTTCAAAGGGAGTTTTAAAAAAGCAAATCGTAGCAGGTTGGACTCTTTTACGGGAATCGGGGATGAAAAAGCATTAAAAATTTTACGAAAAGTATCGGAGACATTTCATGTACCGACCGTGACCGATATCCACACAGAACCGGACGCCGCCATAGCTGCGGCTTATGTTGATGTGCTCCAAATCCCGGCTTTTTTAGCTCGCCAAACCGATTTATTGGTAGCCGCTGCCCAAACGGGCAAGACCATAAACATTAAAAAGGGACAATTTATGAGCCCCGAAAGTATGAAACATGCCGTTAACAAAATAACCGAAACAGGAAATGAACAGGCCATAATTACCGATCGCGGTACCATGTTCGGGTATCAAGATATGGTAGTCGATTTTAGGGGTATCCCGACCATGAGACAATATGCTCCCGTTGTATTGGATGTTACCCATTCCCTACAACAACCCAATCAATCTTCAGGGGTCACCGGTGGCAGGCCGGCACTTATAGGAACCATGGCGAAAGCGGGCATTGCAGCGGGCGTAGATGGGCTTTTTATCGAAACCCATTTTGATCCGGCCAACGCCAAAAGCGATGGGGCCAATATGCTTGATTTAAGTTTATTGGAAAAGTTACTGACCGATTTGACCGAGCTAAAGAAAACCGTGAACACTTTTTAA
- a CDS encoding NUDIX hydrolase translates to MILKKQVYQADKKVNPFIGILLFLISIILLVGTGPLGFVYGILHSLFTKGFRGLGEYLLKVAISIDQLGNVMMMHLLNVLWIKKGGYKFGNRDETISSALGRNKVLGTLTGFGKAIDKILDVIDPNHSLNSIDYYIEPTDEIIDKLAWIHLKDGKILGTRSMGKEKYYIPGGKREKDEVDAQALLREIKEELTVDLDIDSLQFVGIFEAQADGHKNGILVRMTCYTGKYYGELKPASEIEELRWLDYSDIDKISAVDVLIFDFLKEKGLLK, encoded by the coding sequence ATGATTCTTAAAAAACAAGTATATCAGGCCGATAAAAAGGTAAACCCTTTCATAGGTATATTACTTTTTTTGATATCAATAATACTTTTAGTAGGTACAGGGCCGTTGGGTTTTGTTTACGGAATCTTACATTCCCTTTTTACCAAAGGATTTAGGGGTCTAGGCGAGTATCTTTTAAAGGTCGCCATTTCAATAGATCAATTGGGCAACGTAATGATGATGCATTTACTGAACGTACTATGGATAAAAAAAGGAGGGTACAAATTCGGAAATAGGGACGAGACGATTTCCAGTGCTTTGGGCAGAAATAAAGTACTTGGAACATTGACCGGTTTTGGCAAAGCAATAGACAAAATATTGGATGTTATAGACCCCAACCATTCCCTAAATTCAATTGATTATTACATTGAACCTACAGATGAGATTATTGACAAACTGGCTTGGATACACCTTAAAGACGGTAAAATTCTGGGTACAAGGAGCATGGGCAAGGAAAAGTACTATATTCCCGGTGGCAAGCGTGAAAAAGATGAGGTAGATGCACAAGCCCTGCTACGGGAAATCAAAGAAGAGCTCACAGTAGATCTGGATATAGATTCATTGCAGTTCGTTGGAATTTTTGAAGCCCAGGCCGATGGTCACAAAAATGGAATATTGGTTCGTATGACCTGCTACACCGGCAAATATTACGGTGAATTAAAACCTGCCTCAGAAATTGAAGAATTGCGATGGCTCGACTATTCAGATATTGACAAGATTTCAGCAGTTGATGTCTTGATATTTGATTTTCTGAAAGAAAAAGGGCTTCTGAAATAA
- a CDS encoding NAD(P)-dependent oxidoreductase, translating into MKFGIIRERKDPPDRRVVLSPEACQKVLANHPKAQIIVEPSPIRTFTDTDYKKSGLQVASKMAECDVLLGVKEVPIENLIPDKKYFFFSHTIKKQPYNKKLLKAILEKNIELYDHEVITNKKAQRLVAFGRYAGIVGAYNGFRAYGLKYKTFDLPKAETLADQQALIFELKKIKLPNIKVLLTGRGRVGNGSREMLDGMGMRRVNVSEYLEEEFNEPVYCQIDASEYNKRKDGVRGSKADFFANPGAYKSNFFRFAKVTHFYIAGHFYGDGAPYLYTREDAKKPDFKIKVVADISCDIDGPVASTIKPSTIAEPIYGYDPHTETETDFRKPNAIAVMAVDNLPCELPRDASEGFGEAFLKNVIPAFFNGDKDGVLERARMTKNGKLTNRYSYLSDYVT; encoded by the coding sequence ATGAAGTTCGGAATCATCAGAGAGCGCAAAGACCCACCGGATAGGCGAGTGGTTTTGTCACCGGAAGCCTGTCAAAAAGTCCTTGCAAACCATCCAAAGGCACAGATCATTGTAGAACCATCGCCGATAAGAACCTTTACTGATACCGATTATAAAAAATCAGGCCTACAAGTTGCATCCAAAATGGCCGAATGTGATGTGCTGCTCGGTGTAAAGGAAGTTCCTATTGAAAACCTGATTCCCGATAAAAAGTACTTCTTCTTTTCCCATACCATTAAAAAGCAGCCCTATAACAAAAAGCTCTTGAAAGCTATTTTAGAAAAAAATATAGAGCTTTACGACCACGAGGTCATTACCAATAAGAAAGCACAAAGATTGGTCGCCTTTGGTAGATATGCCGGTATTGTAGGTGCATATAACGGTTTTAGGGCGTATGGGTTGAAATATAAAACCTTTGATCTGCCTAAAGCGGAAACCTTGGCCGATCAGCAGGCATTAATTTTCGAGTTGAAGAAAATCAAACTCCCGAATATTAAGGTATTGCTCACTGGTAGGGGTAGAGTGGGTAATGGTTCTCGTGAGATGTTGGACGGTATGGGAATGCGCAGGGTAAATGTGAGCGAGTATTTGGAAGAGGAATTCAACGAACCCGTATACTGTCAGATAGATGCATCCGAATACAACAAACGTAAAGATGGTGTGCGTGGCAGTAAGGCCGACTTTTTTGCGAATCCCGGTGCGTACAAGTCCAATTTCTTTCGGTTTGCCAAGGTGACCCACTTTTATATTGCAGGACATTTTTATGGTGACGGCGCTCCATATTTATATACCCGCGAAGATGCCAAAAAGCCTGATTTTAAAATCAAAGTTGTGGCAGATATCAGCTGTGATATCGACGGTCCCGTGGCATCTACCATTAAACCTTCAACTATCGCAGAACCTATTTATGGTTACGACCCGCATACAGAAACGGAGACAGATTTTAGAAAGCCCAACGCCATAGCCGTTATGGCCGTTGACAATCTACCCTGTGAATTGCCGAGAGACGCCAGTGAAGGTTTCGGGGAAGCTTTTCTCAAAAATGTAATCCCTGCTTTTTTTAACGGGGATAAGGATGGTGTTTTGGAACGAGCACGAATGACCAAAAATGGAAAATTAACGAACAGATATTCTTATTTATCAGATTACGTGACCTAA
- a CDS encoding DUF1801 domain-containing protein: MNPAEHYIIHKPEPFRSILLYLRSVIENTIPNIDLRYKYRIPFYYIGDRPFCYLNQSKDYVDLGFWNAAHLTLHLELMTTAGRKTMKSLRYRSLEEIDTIVLTEVLQDAYSVKERKFYK; encoded by the coding sequence ATGAACCCAGCTGAGCATTATATAATACATAAGCCCGAACCTTTTAGAAGTATATTGCTGTATTTACGATCGGTAATCGAAAATACTATCCCGAATATAGATTTAAGGTACAAGTACCGTATTCCTTTTTACTATATAGGCGATAGGCCATTTTGCTATTTGAACCAATCTAAAGATTATGTGGATTTGGGTTTTTGGAATGCCGCTCATTTGACCTTACATCTGGAACTCATGACGACCGCAGGTCGAAAAACAATGAAATCGTTGCGGTACAGATCATTGGAGGAAATTGACACCATTGTTTTGACCGAAGTATTACAAGATGCCTACTCGGTAAAGGAAAGGAAATTCTACAAATGA
- a CDS encoding cell division ATP-binding protein FtsE — MAESILKLTDVAVFQKENMILNDISLEIKKGEFVYLIGKTGSGKSSFMKTLYGDLPLKQGQGSIVDFNLKTLQEKDIPFLRRKLGIVFQDFKLLPDRTINNNLRFVLKATGWIDQPKMDAKIEEVLHKVDMKTKGFKFPHELSGGEQQRIAIARALLNDPELILADEPTGNLDPQTSVEVMKVLQEINKTGRTILMATHDYALILKYPSKTLKCDGSKVFEVVQKAV; from the coding sequence ATGGCAGAGAGCATTCTAAAGTTGACCGATGTAGCCGTTTTCCAAAAGGAAAATATGATATTGAATGACATTAGCCTTGAAATCAAAAAAGGGGAATTCGTATACCTTATCGGTAAAACCGGAAGTGGTAAAAGCAGTTTTATGAAAACGCTTTACGGTGATCTTCCCTTAAAGCAAGGCCAAGGCAGTATCGTGGATTTTAATTTGAAGACCTTACAAGAAAAAGATATTCCCTTTTTGCGCCGAAAATTGGGCATTGTTTTTCAAGATTTTAAATTGCTGCCCGATAGGACCATCAATAACAATCTACGCTTTGTTTTAAAGGCTACAGGTTGGATAGATCAACCTAAAATGGATGCTAAAATAGAAGAGGTACTGCATAAAGTTGATATGAAAACCAAAGGGTTTAAATTTCCCCATGAACTTTCTGGCGGGGAGCAGCAACGTATCGCCATTGCACGTGCGCTATTGAACGACCCCGAGCTTATACTTGCGGACGAACCAACAGGGAACCTAGATCCCCAAACCAGTGTAGAGGTCATGAAAGTGCTACAAGAAATCAACAAGACCGGTAGAACCATATTAATGGCCACGCACGACTACGCCCTTATTCTCAAATACCCCTCAAAAACCTTAAAATGCGATGGCAGCAAAGTATTTGAGGTGGTACAAAAAGCGGTATAA
- a CDS encoding transmembrane 220 family protein gives MKTFFKIFSAFFAFFFLWAAYVQYNDPDPYVWMALYIFAAVISILFFLDKLSYKLALVMAVGYLVGAFLNWPDVFQGITIGEGEIENIEKGRESLGLLFCSVILFVYALRLRFTRK, from the coding sequence ATGAAAACATTTTTTAAAATATTCTCTGCATTTTTTGCCTTTTTTTTTCTTTGGGCGGCATACGTGCAGTACAATGATCCGGACCCTTATGTATGGATGGCCTTGTATATCTTTGCAGCAGTAATTTCCATATTGTTCTTTTTGGACAAACTTTCGTACAAACTGGCTTTGGTTATGGCCGTTGGTTATTTGGTCGGGGCATTTTTGAATTGGCCCGATGTTTTTCAAGGCATAACCATTGGCGAAGGGGAAATAGAGAATATCGAAAAGGGTAGGGAATCTTTGGGACTGCTTTTTTGTTCGGTAATTCTTTTCGTGTATGCCTTACGTCTGCGCTTTACTAGAAAATAG